One region of Pygocentrus nattereri isolate fPygNat1 chromosome 14, fPygNat1.pri, whole genome shotgun sequence genomic DNA includes:
- the LOC119265093 gene encoding putative uncharacterized protein DDB_G0290521 yields MPGSTQKTCQSCKAQINVGCKHCKLCGASQPQKVKLQQAKDKASKEWAQKMLNGRNTSKLINSTNLLLHKFHMLGYYPLLLLGRRKTRQATNFRADVFYPQQFSSEMERTSISTIRLLYEGLLKVALNPEANPNSSNAPETNTSSAHTPETNTSFSHAPETNFSCSDGPTENPSSSVAPLHTEPTYTLILTPVTSEKENSTVVLNLEVNPSSSDDPETSPICSDAPETSPFSSDGPEASPSFSAPPEPRSSSLDELNPILSPVTSGNGNSTDKYPCKKRTQEVTPNVSSSTFNRTFPCKKRRIKINPSECPVHTMADTYPVQKILSQRVSKEGTKEVKVRWQQCSGCGIKWKDTWEPFNEIFP; encoded by the exons ATGCCAGGTTCAACCCAAAAGACCTGCCAGTCATGCAAGGCACAAATAAATGTTGGCTGTAAACACTGCAAGCTGTGTGGGGCTTCTCAGCCCCAGAAAGTGAAATTGCAGCAGGCCAAAGACAAAGCATCAAAGGAATGGGCCCAAAAAATGTTGAATGGAAGAAACACCTCAAAGCTGATAAATTCCACCAATCTTCTA CTCCACAAGTTTCACATGTTGGGTTATTACCCCCTTCTTCTTCTTGGGAGGAGGAAGACGAGGCAGGCCACAAATTTTAGGGCAGATGTTTTTTATCCTCAGCAGTTTTCTTCAGAAATGGAGAGGACATCAATTTCTACAATTCGTTTGCTGTATGAAGGTCTTCTAAAAG TGGCTCTTAATCCAGAAGCCAACCCCAACTCTTCAAATGCTCCTGAGACCAACACCAGCTCTGCCCATACTCCTGAGACCAACACCAGCTTTTCACATGCTCCTGAGACCAACTTCAGCTGTTCAGATGGTCCTACAGAGAACCCCAGCTCTTCAGTTGCTCCCCTTCATACTGAACCTACATACACCTTAATTCTTACTCCTGTTACATCTGAAAAGgaaaattccacag TGGTTCTTAATCTGGAAGTCAACCCCAGCTCTTCAGATGATCCTGAGACCAGCCCCATCTGTTCAGATGCTCCTGAGACCAGCCCCTTCTCTTCAGATGGTCCTGAGGCTAGCCCCAGCTTTTCAGCTCCTCCTGAGCCCCGCAGCAGCTCTTTAGATGAACTCAATCCAATTCTCTCCCCTGTTACATCTGGaaatgggaattccacagacAAGTACCCCTGCAAGAAAAGAACACAAGAAGTAACACCAAATG TGTCCAGCTCGACATTTAATCGTACTTTTCCCTGcaagaaaagaagaataaagatcAACCCAAGTG AATGCCCTGTCCACACTATGGCTGACACCTACCCAGTCCAAAAAATTTTATCACAGAGGGTATCAAAAGAG GGCACAAAAGAGGTCAAAGTCCGTTGGCAGCAGTGTTCTGGGTG tggCATCAAGTGGAAAGACACATGGGAGCCTTTCAACGAGATATTCCCGTAG